A region from the Candidatus Limnocylindrales bacterium genome encodes:
- a CDS encoding tRNA (cytidine(34)-2'-O)-methyltransferase, which produces MRIVLLEPEIPPNTGSVARLAAATQTPLDLIGPLGFSLEDRYLKRAGLDYWPWVDLTVYDSWQQYLAAPHRGRLLGLSARATRSYTEAAFCETDRLLFGKETSGLGADIISMLGEHVFTIPMSSPHVRSLNLANAVSIVVYEARRQLALV; this is translated from the coding sequence TTGCGCATCGTCCTGCTGGAGCCGGAGATCCCGCCGAACACGGGATCGGTGGCACGCCTGGCGGCGGCCACGCAGACGCCGCTGGACCTGATCGGTCCCTTGGGGTTCTCGCTCGAGGACCGCTATCTGAAACGTGCCGGTCTGGACTATTGGCCCTGGGTCGATCTGACCGTGTATGACAGCTGGCAGCAGTATCTGGCCGCGCCGCATCGCGGGCGTCTGCTCGGTCTGTCGGCGCGCGCAACCCGCTCCTACACCGAGGCGGCCTTCTGCGAGACCGACCGCCTGCTGTTCGGCAAGGAAACCTCGGGCCTGGGGGCCGACATCATTTCCATGCTGGGCGAGCATGTCTTCACGATCCCCATGAGCAGCCCGCACGTCCGGAGCCTCAATCTTGCCAACGCCGTTTCCATCGTTGTGTACGAGGCCCGGCGCCAGCTCGCTCTGGTCTGA
- the dtd gene encoding D-aminoacyl-tRNA deacylase, with translation MRGLVQRVHGAAVRVGGDVVGQIGAGLCVFVGVGHDDGEADAQTLAERVVNLRVFPDDAGKMNRSLLDTGGSLLAVSQFTLMGDTRRGRRPSFVAAAAPEHANPLFERFASEAASLGVGVATGRFGAHMDIDIHADGPVTLMLDTKESRRG, from the coding sequence ATGCGAGGGCTCGTGCAGAGAGTTCACGGCGCTGCGGTCCGTGTCGGCGGCGATGTGGTTGGCCAGATCGGCGCCGGCCTTTGCGTGTTCGTCGGCGTGGGCCACGACGACGGCGAGGCCGACGCGCAGACCCTGGCCGAGCGCGTCGTGAACCTGCGCGTTTTTCCGGACGATGCGGGCAAGATGAACCGCTCGCTTCTCGATACCGGCGGCAGCCTCCTGGCGGTCTCGCAGTTCACGTTGATGGGCGATACGCGCCGCGGCCGGCGTCCCTCTTTCGTCGCGGCCGCCGCGCCCGAACATGCCAATCCCCTCTTCGAACGGTTCGCATCCGAGGCCGCATCTCTTGGCGTGGGGGTTGCTACCGGCCGATTCGGTGCTCATATGGATATCGACATCCACGCCGACGGCCCGGTGACGCTGATGCTGGACACGAAGGAGAGCCGGCGCGGCTGA
- the fbp gene encoding class 1 fructose-bisphosphatase, with translation MEESQELIGESLRVHLLGVAGNLCIDQGVANVLLDLATVAKTISCEVNRAGLVGILGMTAQRNVHGEQVQKLDVYANELIIESLRASGSVCGMASEENQGIILPSSKGESAEYLCLFDPLDGSSNIDVNVSIGTIFSIFRRKSRSGAAVMSDFLQYGREQVAAGYFVYGTSTMLVYTCGDGVNGFTLEPSTGEFRLSHPRLQTPSRGSIYSCNEGNSQTWDAGTRAYIEALKETSREAGRPYKSRYVGSFVADFHRNLLKGGIFLYPADRKDPSKPAEGKLRLMYECNPMAFIQEQAGGRALDGDLTRVLDIQPNGIHHKIPLAIGSSADIEEYSEYYVRHATRGAA, from the coding sequence ATGGAAGAGTCACAGGAACTGATCGGCGAGTCGCTGCGCGTTCACCTCCTGGGCGTAGCAGGAAACCTCTGCATCGATCAGGGCGTGGCCAACGTCCTGCTCGATCTCGCGACCGTAGCCAAGACGATCTCGTGCGAGGTCAACCGCGCCGGCCTCGTCGGCATTCTCGGCATGACGGCACAGCGCAACGTGCACGGCGAGCAGGTGCAGAAGCTCGACGTGTACGCCAACGAGCTGATCATCGAGTCGCTGCGGGCTTCGGGCAGCGTCTGCGGCATGGCGTCCGAGGAGAACCAGGGCATCATCCTGCCTTCGAGCAAAGGCGAGAGCGCCGAGTATCTGTGCCTGTTCGACCCGCTCGACGGCTCCTCCAACATCGACGTCAACGTCAGCATCGGAACGATCTTCTCCATCTTCCGCCGCAAATCGAGGAGCGGCGCCGCGGTGATGAGCGACTTCCTGCAGTATGGCCGCGAGCAGGTGGCCGCCGGCTATTTCGTCTACGGCACCAGCACGATGCTGGTGTACACGTGCGGCGACGGCGTCAACGGCTTCACGCTGGAGCCCTCGACCGGCGAGTTCCGTCTGTCGCACCCGCGCCTGCAGACGCCGTCGCGCGGCAGCATCTACAGCTGCAATGAGGGCAACTCGCAGACGTGGGACGCCGGCACGCGCGCCTACATCGAGGCGCTCAAGGAGACGAGCAGGGAAGCGGGGCGGCCCTACAAGTCGCGCTACGTCGGCTCCTTCGTGGCCGACTTCCACCGCAACCTGCTCAAGGGTGGCATCTTCCTGTACCCCGCCGACCGCAAGGATCCCTCCAAGCCCGCCGAGGGAAAGCTTCGCCTCATGTATGAGTGCAACCCGATGGCGTTCATCCAGGAGCAGGCCGGCGGCCGTGCGCTCGATGGGGATCTCACCCGCGTGCTCGACATCCAGCCCAACGGGATCCACCACAAGATCCCGCTGGCCATCGGAAGCAGTGCCGACATCGAGGAATACTCGGAGTACTATGTCCGGCATGCAACGCGCGGAGCAGCCTGA